The Acidimicrobiia bacterium genome has a window encoding:
- a CDS encoding sigma-70 family RNA polymerase sigma factor, translating to MEVAHGRLRDVESSSFDDFYRAEYHSVVGLAYAMTGNRWVAEDLAQDAFIAAQHSWDKIREYDQPGAWVRRVLANRSISRFRRLRTEKRALPRLAAAEASTSLPDVSTHADEVWGMVCRLPRRQAQVTALTFVDGCSLQEIGEILEMSPFTAKTHLQRAKATLAEQLGAERGDRS from the coding sequence GTGGAGGTAGCTCATGGGAGACTTCGGGACGTGGAGTCCTCATCGTTCGACGACTTCTACCGGGCCGAGTACCACTCGGTCGTCGGACTGGCCTACGCCATGACCGGCAACCGGTGGGTTGCCGAAGACCTCGCACAGGATGCATTCATCGCTGCCCAGCATTCCTGGGACAAGATCCGCGAGTACGACCAACCGGGCGCATGGGTGCGACGGGTGCTCGCCAATCGCTCGATCTCCCGCTTCCGGCGTCTTCGAACCGAAAAACGGGCCCTTCCCCGGCTGGCTGCTGCCGAGGCGAGCACCTCGCTTCCCGACGTATCCACCCACGCCGACGAAGTCTGGGGGATGGTCTGCAGGCTTCCAAGACGTCAGGCACAGGTGACGGCTCTGACCTTCGTCGACGGGTGCAGCCTGCAGGAAATCGGTGAGATCCTCGAAATGTCCCCATTCACGGCAAAGACCCATCTCCAACGAGCCAAAGCGACCCTCGCAGAGCAGTTGGGAGCCGAAAGGGGGGACCGGTCGTGA